The genomic region AGTGTCTCCGTGGGCGATTCTTCCTGCGTAGCACGCCGGTGGGCGCCAGCAGCAATGACAGGCAGTACATCAGGCCCAGGGTCAGCACGATGGTGGGACCGGTAGGCCATTCGTAGTGATAGGAAACCAGCAGGCCACTGACGCCGGCCAGCAAGGCGAGCCCAGCCGCCAGGACCAGCAGGCCGTTGACGGTGCGGGCCCAGAAGCGGGCTGCGGCCGCCGGCAGCACCAGCAGGCCGATGGACATCAGCGTGCCCAGGGCGTGGAAGCCCGCCACCAGGTTGATGACCAGCAGGCCCATGAAACCGAAGTGCGCAATGCTGCCCCAGGGACTCTTTCGGGGCAGCAGGTTGGCATCGACGCACTCGAAGACCAGCGGGCGGTAGAGCACGGCCAGGCCCAGCAGGCTCACGCTGGCAATGACGCCGATCAGCAGCAGGGTGTCGTCATCGAGCGCCAGCACGGACCCGAACAGGACGTGCAGCAGGTCGACCTGGTTGCCGTAGGTGGAGACGATGACCACACCCAGCGACAGGGACATGAGATAGAAGGCCGCCAGACTGCTGTCCTCGGACTGTCGGCCACTGCGGGCGACGAGGGTGGAGGCTGCCGCCACCAGCAGGCCGCTGATGATGCCGCCCAGGGTCATGGCGGGCAGCGACAGGCCGGCGATGAGGTAGGCGATGGCCGCCCCGGGCAGGATGGCGTGCGCCATGGCGTCGCCGGTGAGACTCATGCGACGCAGCATGAGGAAGACCCCCACCGGTGCAGCGCCCAGCGACAGGGCCAGACAGCCGGCCAGGGCGCGGCGCATGAAGCCGAATTCGATGAAGGGGCCGATGAGCCCGTCCCACAACTCAGACACGTGGCATGGCGTTGTCCGCCCCTCGGTGAACGGCCGATGCAGCGGCCGGGATGGCGGTGGGCCCCTCGCACCAGCGCGTGCTGGGCTGGCGGGCTGCCACCGAACGATCGACGGCACGCTGCCAGTTCTCTGGCGTGAGCACCTCGGCCGTGGGACCGACGGCGATCATCTCGCGCGCCAGCAGCAGGGTGTGCGGGAACCACTGGCGGACGATGTCCTGCTCATGCAGCGCAGCGACGATGGTGACGCCCTGCGCGTGCCAGCGGGCCAGCAGGTCCAGCAGCACCTGCTGGGTGGTGACATCGATACCCACGAAGGGTTCGTCAAGCACGACCAGCTGGGCATCCTGCAGGATGAGCTGCGCAAAGCGCACCCGCTGGAATTCGCCGCCCGAGAGCGCGCTGATCACGCGGCCGGCATAGCCGCGCAGACCCACCATCTCCAGGGCCTGGGCCACCCGTGCCGCGCCCTGGCGGCCCAGGCGACCAAAGGCGCCGCACTGGTGCCACAGGCCCGAAGCCACCATGTCCTGCACGGTGATGGGGAACTGCCGGTCGGTCTGGTTGATCTGCGGCAGACAGGCCACGCGCACCCGGTCGGGATCGGGCAGCGTCACCTGCCCTTCCAGCGAGAGCTGCTCGCCGATGAGCAGCTTGAGAAAGGTGCTCTTGCCGGCACCGTTGGGGCCAACCACAGCCAGCATGTCGCCGGCCGAGATCTGCAGCTGCAGGTGGTGGATGGCCGGGTGCCGGTCATAGCCGACGGTGACGTTCTGCAGGGAGACCAGCACGGGTGCTGCCTCGCTGGCGGCATCCGGCCGCGCACACGGGGTGGCAGCGTGGCCGGGTTCCCCGGAAGCATGGCCAGCCGCCCCATGGGCCGGCGCGTGCGCCCCGGCATCTGACCTGGCCTGGCAGGTATCGGTCCGGTTCATTGCAGCGCCCACCGGATGACCAGCCACAGCAGGACCGTGAGGGCCACGGCCAGCAGCAGCCGTGCACCGATGCCCCACCAGACGGCCGACAGCCGTGGCAGGGACGTGGTATTTTGAGATAAGGCGGCAGGGTAGGCTGCCGTGCCAGCGGACGCAGCCGGTGGCGTCGACGCAGGATATGCGTGGGGGTGGCCGGAATCCATGACTTAATGCTAATGACTTATCATTAGCGAGGCAAATTCCCCATGAGGAGATCCTGATGAAACATGCTTCGGAACATTCCCTTCCCCTTCGGGCCGCCCAGGCCGGACGACCGGGAGTTTCCGGACGCCACGCGCTGCGGCTGGCCGTGGCTGGCGCCCTGCTGACGGCGGCAGCCTCGGCCGGTGCGCACCATGCGCCCGGGCACGACGACGACCATCACCACCATCATGGACACAAGCAGGGCCATGTGCACCAGCACGGCCTGGGCACGCTGGACATCAGCCAGCAGGGCGAGACGCTGACGGTGAGCTTCCGCTCGCCGCTGGACAGCCTGATCGGCTTCGAGACCGAGCCGGCCAACGACCAGCAGCGCGCACAGGCCAAGGCCCTGCTGGACCAGCTGCAGGACGCTGCCAGCGTGGTGCAGGTCCCGGCAGCAGCCCAGTGTGCGCAGCAGCCCCCGGTCATCAACGCGCCCACGCTGCTGGATGACGATGACGAGGTGGATGACCACGACGATCACGACCACGATGCCGGCGACCATGACGACCACGACGGCGGGCATGACGGCGACGACCATGACCACGATCACGACCACGCTGCAGACAAGGACGAACATGCACATGGCCACCATGCCGACCTGGCCGTGACCTACACGTTCACTTGCAAGCAGCCGGCCGCCATCGACACGCTGAAAGTCACGGCCTTCGGCAGCTGGCCACGCCTCAAGCACATTGATGCGGCCGTGGTGAACGACCAGGGCCAGCAGGCACAGCGACTGGAAGCCGGCGAGGCGGTGATCCGCTGGAAGGCGTCCTGATTCCGGCCTGATCCAGCCCCGGACGCGGCAGCCCGGACAACGCGCCGGCTGCCCGACCGGGCCAGCCGGTCGGCATCGCGGCTACCATCATCGGCTTTCGCATGCGCCATGCCTTTCACGACGGACATGCACGATACCTCTGCACCGAATGCGGCCACGCCCGTGCTGCTGGCCGAAGACCTGAGCTTTACCTGGCCGGGCAGCGCCACGGCCTGCCTGGACATCCACCGCCTGGCACTGAATGCCGGCGAGCACGTGCTGCTGCTGGGTCCCAGCGGCGGCGGCAAGAGCACGCTGCTGGGCCTGCTGGGCGGGGTGCTGCAGCCCACCCGGGGCCAGGTCCGATTGCTGGGCCACAGTCTGTCGGACTGTGGCGCGGCCGAGCGCGACCGGCTGCGGGCCGACCACATCGGGTTCATCTTCCAGCAGTTCAACCTGGTGCCGTACCTGAGCCTGGAAGACAACGTGCTGCTGCCCTGCCACTTCTCGGCCATCCGCCGCAAACGGGCCGGATCGCAACCGCGCCAGACGGCACGTCAGCTGCTGGCCGCGCTGGAGCTGCCCGAATCGGCCTGGTCGCGGCCGGTGACGGGGCTGTCGGTAGGCCAGCAGCAGCGGGCCGCCGTGGCGCGCGCCCTGATCGGCAGCCCCGAGCTGCTGATCGCCGATGAACCGACCTCGGCCCTGGACAGTCAGAACCGCAACCGGCTGCTGTCGCTGCTGATGGCGCAGCTGGAAAGCAGCGGCGCAACCTTGCTGGTCGTGAGCCATGACGAGCAGCTGCGGCCGTATTTCGGGCGCATCCTGCAGATGGACGACATCAACACGGCGGAGGCGGCCTGACATGTCTGCGCTTTCCTTCACGCTGGCACGACTGGGCACGCTGGTGCGGCTGGCCTTTCGCAGCGCCGGCAACCGGCGCGTCAATTTCTGGCTGACCCTGGTGTCGATCGCGCTGTCCACCTGCCTGCTGCTGACGGTGCAGCGTGGCCAGCAGGCCATCCACGACAGCTTCACCCGCGCTGTTTCAGGCACCGACCTGATCGTGGGGGCACGCACGAGCCCGCTGCAGCTGATGCTGTATGCGGTCTTCCGGCTGGGCGACCCCACCCACGAGATCAGCTGGGAGGCCTATGAGCGGGTGCGCCGCAACCGCCTGGTGGCCTGGACGATTCCCATCGCGCTGGGGGATTCGCACCGCGGCTTTCCAGTGCTGGGCACCGATGCCGCCTATTTCGAGCATTTCCGCTACGGGGCACGCGAACGCCTGCAACTGGCCCAGGGCAAGCCCTTCGAGCAGATCTTCGACGTGGTGCTGGGCGCCGAGGTGGCCCGCAGGCTGGGCTACCGGCTGGGAGATCGCCTGACGCTCACGCATGGCACGGGTGACGCACCCGGCATCGAGCACGCCGACAAGCCCTTCCAGGTAAGCGGCATCCTGGCGCCCACGGGCACACCGGTGGACCGTACGCTGCACATCAGCCTGGACGCCATGACGGCCATCCACCTGAACTGGCAGGCGGGCGCACCCATTCCGGGCATCAACATCCCGGCCGACAAGGTGAAGGCCTTCGACCTGAAGCCTGAATTCATCACGGCGGCCCTGGTGGGCCTGAAGTCCCGCGCGGGCGTCTTCAACCTGCAGCGCGACATCAATGCCGACGAGGACGAGGCGCTGCTGGCCGTGCTGCCGGCCGTGGCGCTGAATCAGCTCTGGCGGCTGCTGGACATCGTGACCCGCACGCTGTCGGCGCTGTCGGCGCTGGTGCTGGTGCTGAGCCTGTGCAACCTGGTCACCGCGCTGCTGGCCAGCCTGGAGCAGCGTCAGCGCGAGCTGGCCATCCTGCGTGCCGTGGGTGCCCGCCCGCTGGACCTGCTGTTCCTGCTGGTGCAGGAAGGCATGCTGCTGACGGTGGGCGGCGCGCTGCTGGGCCACGTGCTGCTGACCGTGGGTTCGCTGCTGGCCGCGCCGCTGCTGCTGAACCAGTGGGGCATCGTCTGGCCCGTGACCCGCTTTGCCGCCGACGAGCTGTGGCTGCTGGCGCTGGTTGCGGTGGCAGGCCCCATCACGGCACTGTGGCCCGCCTGGCGTGCCAGCCAGCGGGCGCTGGCCGACGGGCTGACGCCCCGGCTCTGAAGGGGGCGCGAATCACGCGCCGCCGCTCTCGGGTGGGAACCAGATCCGGGCTGTCTTTTTCAAGGGCCCCCTTCTTCAAAGGCCGTCCGCTTCAAAGGCAGTCCGCCACTTCGCGTTTCCTGCCCAAGCGCCCAGGTCATGTATGCTGACAGACGGGTCCGAGCGTTGGACCGTCTTTGTCCCGCCCTGCTCACCTGCCATGCACCTGCCTGCCGATTCGATGTCCCAGTCCATCATTCATCCTGCAACCACGCCGGCAACCATACGGCAGGCGATGACCCGCCCCCGGATGGCGCCGGACAACCAGGGTGACGTGAGCGGCAATGCCGCTCCCCTGGGCTGCCGAAAACCTGCAGGCTTAAGGCCTGCTCTGACTGCACTGCTGCTGGCCGCCATGGTTGCGCCCCTGGGCGCCTGGGCCGCAGACGGCCAGCCGGCTGAAGGTACGACCACGCCTCCGTCGGCCAGCGCAACGACCGATTCCAATACCGGAAACAGTGATGCCATCCGCCCAGGCAGCGGCGGGGGTAACACGGGTGTCGGCGGCACGGATAGCCAGGCCAGCACCGACATCCAGAACAGTCAGGGCCAAGGGCGCTTCGTGCTGGGCGAGGAGCTGCCCAAGGCGCGGGCCCGCAACCAGGCAGGGGCCGGCAGCACCACGGCAGGAGACGGTTCGGGCCAGAAGCAGCCCGCAGCGGATGGCGAAAGACGTGCTCAGGACGGGAAGGATCAGGGCCAGGCCAGCAGCAGTGGTGCCGATGCCCAGGGCTATCGGCCAATGGACTGGGAGGTGCTGATTCCCAAGGACTGGGAGCCCCTGCGCGATTTCAAGTCGCTGAACTTCAACGGCATGTCCGACAGCGACCCGCGCGCCATTGCCGCCCTGCGCAAGCTGCAGAAGGCCTGGAAGAACGCACCGCTCAATCCGGCCATCCAGAACGAGAAGATCGTCATCTCGGGCTTCATCGTGCCGCTGGACAGCAGCGATTCCAGCACCATCGAGGAATTCCTGCTGGTGCCCTACTTCGGGGCCTGCATCCACGTGCCGCCGCCCCCTTCCAACCAGGTCATCCATGTAGTGCCCGCTCAGCCGCTGAAGGGCTTCCAGATGATGGATCCGGTCACGGTGACGGGGGATCTGAGCCCTTCCCGGATCGACACGCCCTACGGCAGTGCAGGCTACGAGATGCAGGCAAAGACGGTGGCCCCCTACGAGGATCCGGAAGAGGCCCCTTCACCTGCCCATCCGTGACAGGCCGGGGTTCGACACCGCCCGCACGGGCCGGACACGGTGTCGTCCGCCTTTCAGGTGTACCAGCTTTGATACGGCCGTAACCTTTACCGAAACCCTCCGTATCACACACCCGATAACATTCAGGGTAGAAGTGCATCTTTCCGGATCAGCAGGCACCCGGCAGGCCGCTCACGTCGGCCAGGCGGGCGTGGACCCGCGCCTGTGGGCATTCATCCGGCTGCGTGCATCCAGAACCTTCCCCTCAACGGAGAACACCGATGTCTGCCTCCCGCCGTTCCTTCTGCCTGATCCCGGGTGTGCTGGCCCTGATGCTTTCCGGTTGCGCCAGCCTGTCGGAACCTGTCCAGCAGCCGCCTCAGACCGCAGGCATGAGCGTGCCAAGCCCGGCAGCCGAACGCGAGAAGGCCGAGGCCGAGCGCGAGGCCGTGGAGTATCAGACCCAGGTGGCCCAGATGCGGATTGCCGGCAATTTCTGTGCCGATGAACGCAAGCTGACCGAATATGCCT from Lautropia mirabilis harbors:
- a CDS encoding metal ABC transporter permease; the protein is MSELWDGLIGPFIEFGFMRRALAGCLALSLGAAPVGVFLMLRRMSLTGDAMAHAILPGAAIAYLIAGLSLPAMTLGGIISGLLVAAASTLVARSGRQSEDSSLAAFYLMSLSLGVVIVSTYGNQVDLLHVLFGSVLALDDDTLLLIGVIASVSLLGLAVLYRPLVFECVDANLLPRKSPWGSIAHFGFMGLLVINLVAGFHALGTLMSIGLLVLPAAAARFWARTVNGLLVLAAGLALLAGVSGLLVSYHYEWPTGPTIVLTLGLMYCLSLLLAPTGVLRRKNRPRRHYET
- a CDS encoding metal ABC transporter ATP-binding protein gives rise to the protein MLVSLQNVTVGYDRHPAIHHLQLQISAGDMLAVVGPNGAGKSTFLKLLIGEQLSLEGQVTLPDPDRVRVACLPQINQTDRQFPITVQDMVASGLWHQCGAFGRLGRQGAARVAQALEMVGLRGYAGRVISALSGGEFQRVRFAQLILQDAQLVVLDEPFVGIDVTTQQVLLDLLARWHAQGVTIVAALHEQDIVRQWFPHTLLLAREMIAVGPTAEVLTPENWQRAVDRSVAARQPSTRWCEGPTAIPAAASAVHRGADNAMPRV
- a CDS encoding ZrgA family zinc uptake protein — its product is MKHASEHSLPLRAAQAGRPGVSGRHALRLAVAGALLTAAASAGAHHAPGHDDDHHHHHGHKQGHVHQHGLGTLDISQQGETLTVSFRSPLDSLIGFETEPANDQQRAQAKALLDQLQDAASVVQVPAAAQCAQQPPVINAPTLLDDDDEVDDHDDHDHDAGDHDDHDGGHDGDDHDHDHDHAADKDEHAHGHHADLAVTYTFTCKQPAAIDTLKVTAFGSWPRLKHIDAAVVNDQGQQAQRLEAGEAVIRWKAS
- a CDS encoding ATP-binding cassette domain-containing protein, which translates into the protein MPFTTDMHDTSAPNAATPVLLAEDLSFTWPGSATACLDIHRLALNAGEHVLLLGPSGGGKSTLLGLLGGVLQPTRGQVRLLGHSLSDCGAAERDRLRADHIGFIFQQFNLVPYLSLEDNVLLPCHFSAIRRKRAGSQPRQTARQLLAALELPESAWSRPVTGLSVGQQQRAAVARALIGSPELLIADEPTSALDSQNRNRLLSLLMAQLESSGATLLVVSHDEQLRPYFGRILQMDDINTAEAA
- a CDS encoding ABC transporter permease — protein: MSALSFTLARLGTLVRLAFRSAGNRRVNFWLTLVSIALSTCLLLTVQRGQQAIHDSFTRAVSGTDLIVGARTSPLQLMLYAVFRLGDPTHEISWEAYERVRRNRLVAWTIPIALGDSHRGFPVLGTDAAYFEHFRYGARERLQLAQGKPFEQIFDVVLGAEVARRLGYRLGDRLTLTHGTGDAPGIEHADKPFQVSGILAPTGTPVDRTLHISLDAMTAIHLNWQAGAPIPGINIPADKVKAFDLKPEFITAALVGLKSRAGVFNLQRDINADEDEALLAVLPAVALNQLWRLLDIVTRTLSALSALVLVLSLCNLVTALLASLEQRQRELAILRAVGARPLDLLFLLVQEGMLLTVGGALLGHVLLTVGSLLAAPLLLNQWGIVWPVTRFAADELWLLALVAVAGPITALWPAWRASQRALADGLTPRL
- a CDS encoding DUF3299 domain-containing protein, whose amino-acid sequence is MSQSIIHPATTPATIRQAMTRPRMAPDNQGDVSGNAAPLGCRKPAGLRPALTALLLAAMVAPLGAWAADGQPAEGTTTPPSASATTDSNTGNSDAIRPGSGGGNTGVGGTDSQASTDIQNSQGQGRFVLGEELPKARARNQAGAGSTTAGDGSGQKQPAADGERRAQDGKDQGQASSSGADAQGYRPMDWEVLIPKDWEPLRDFKSLNFNGMSDSDPRAIAALRKLQKAWKNAPLNPAIQNEKIVISGFIVPLDSSDSSTIEEFLLVPYFGACIHVPPPPSNQVIHVVPAQPLKGFQMMDPVTVTGDLSPSRIDTPYGSAGYEMQAKTVAPYEDPEEAPSPAHP